The region TTTTCGGCAAACTACCCAGCCAGGACGAAGCATCTTATCTTGTTTGATCAGCTGGTCCATTTTTTCTAAAACCGCCTTGACGATCGTGCGCCCTACGTCATGTAGTTTATTTTGTAACAGCCGCTCAAATTTCTGAAAATCCATCTCATACAATAAACGCTCAAATTCTTTCTCGTCTTCTCCCAACTTCGAAAGGATAACCTCTTTGATATATCGAATAAATACTGTCATGAAGACATCACCCCTGGGTAATCTTTTTGGATTACTCATCCCGTCGAAGGATGGTGATGTCTTCTTCTTTTTTCTTCCTCAAAAATCCTACAGTAATTTTACACTAACATTTTTATGGATTCTATAAGCGAAGTTTATGCTATACAAAACCGAACCAGAACTAAATTACCGTATGGTGCTTTAAACTTCCATAATAATCGGCAAAATCATCGGACGACGCCGCGTGCGTTCATAAAGAAATTTACCAAGGACATCACGTACATTGGACTTGATACTGGCCCATTCGGTCACGCCATTGAGCTCGCACCTTTCCAAGGTTTGGCGAACTTTTTCTTTAGCTTCATCCATCAACTGTTCTGACTCACGCACGTACACAAAACCTCTGGAAACAATGTCTGGACCGGCCAAAATCGAGCCGCGTTGTTTATCCATGGTAACAACCATGACAAGAATTCCGTCCTGCGATAACTGCCGACGGTCTCTGAGGACAATATTACCCACGTCGCCAACACCGAGACCATCGACCAGTACTTTTCCGGCTGTAATTTTACCGGCAATGCAGCCCTTCTCACGAGTAAACTCCAATACACTGCCGTTTTCGGTAACAAAAATATTCTCTTTAGGTATCCCCAATTCCTGAGCCAGCTTAGCGTGTTTAATAAGATGGCGATATTCTCCATGTACAGGTACAAAAAACTTCGGCCGGATTAGGTTGTGCATAAGTTTCAGTTCTTCTTGACTGGCATGACCGGAAACGTGAATGCCAGATGTCGCTTCATATACTACATCTGCTCCCTGGCGGAATAAATAATCAACAGTTCTGGCCACCAATTTTTCGTTTCCGGGAATGGGCGTAGCCGATATAATAACCGTATCTCCCGGCATAATTTCTACTTTTTTATGATCAGACATGGCCATACGGGTGAGAGCGGACATCGGTTCACCCTGGCTGCCGGTAGTTATGATGACAATACTTGAGGGCGGATAATTATTTATTTCATCAATATCAATAAGTACTCCTTCGGGAACGCGCAAATAGCCTAATTCCAACGCAATATTGACCACATTGATCATGCTTCGTCCCAGAATCGCTACTTTACGCTTATACTTACAGGCCGTGTCAATAGCTTGCTGGATACGGTGAACATTGGAAGAAAAGGTT is a window of Sporolituus thermophilus DSM 23256 DNA encoding:
- a CDS encoding ribonuclease J — its product is MAKQPQKIQIIPLGGLGEIGKNMTVIRYGDDILVIDSGLAFPEDDMLGIDLVIPDITYLLENKDFVRAIVLTHGHEDHIGALPYVLKQLNVPVYGTPLTLGILEGRLRENNVAGEKLIPVKPGDQIDIGIFKVGFIRVSHSIADAVALSIKTPIGTIVHTGDFKLDQTPVDGKVTDFHKFAELGDQGVLVLLADSTNAERPGYTPSERSVGMTFDETFRTTRERIIIATFSSNVHRIQQAIDTACKYKRKVAILGRSMINVVNIALELGYLRVPEGVLIDIDEINNYPPSSIVIITTGSQGEPMSALTRMAMSDHKKVEIMPGDTVIISATPIPGNEKLVARTVDYLFRQGADVVYEATSGIHVSGHASQEELKLMHNLIRPKFFVPVHGEYRHLIKHAKLAQELGIPKENIFVTENGSVLEFTREKGCIAGKITAGKVLVDGLGVGDVGNIVLRDRRQLSQDGILVMVVTMDKQRGSILAGPDIVSRGFVYVRESEQLMDEAKEKVRQTLERCELNGVTEWASIKSNVRDVLGKFLYERTRRRPMILPIIMEV